The Aedes albopictus strain Foshan chromosome 1, AalbF5, whole genome shotgun sequence genomic interval AGTCTCTCCCGGAGACTCGAAAGAGTCACTCCCGGAAACTCGTAAGAGTCTCTTCTGGAGACTTGGAAGAGTCTCTCCCGGAGACTCGGAAGAGTCTCTCCCGGAGACTCGGAAGAGTCTCTCCCAGAGACTCGAAAGAGTCTCTCCCAGAGACTCGAAAGAGTCTCTCCCGGAGACTCGGAAGAGTCTCTCCCGGAGACTCGGAAGAGTCTCTCCCGGAGACTCGGAAGAGTCTCTCCCGGAGACTCGGAAGAGTCTCTCCCGGAGACTCGGAAGAGTCTCTCccggagactcggagaagtctctcccggagactcggagaagtctcttccggatactcggagaagtctcttccggGGACTCGGAGAAGTTtcttccggagactcggagaagtctcttccggagatttggagaagtctcttccggagactcggagaagagaagagaggagactcggagaagtctcttccggagactcggagaagtctcttccggagactcggagaagtctcttccggagactcggagaagtctcttccggagactcggagaagtctcttccggagactcggagaagtctcttccggagactcggagaagtctcttccggagactcggagaagtctcttccggagactcggagaagtctcttccggagactcggagaagtctcttccggagactcggagaagtctcttccggagactcggagaagtctcttccggagactcggagaagtctcttccggagactcggagaagtctcttccggagactcggagaagtctcttccggagactcggagaagtctcttccggagactcggagaagtctcttccggagactcggagaagtctcttccggagactcggagaagtctcttccggagactcggagaagtctcttccggagactcggagaagtctcttccggagactcggagaagtctcttccggagactcggagaagtctcttccggagactcggagaagtctcttccggagactcggagaagtctcttccggagactcggagaagtctcttccggagactcggagaagtctcttccggagactcggagaagtctcttccggagactcggagaagtctcttccggagactcggagaagtctcttccggagactcggagaagtctcttccggagactcggagaaatctcttccggagactcggagaagtctcttccggagactcggagaagtctcttccggagactcggagaagtctcttccggagactcggagaagtctcttccggagatttggagaagtctcttccggagactcggagaagagaagagaggagactcggagaagtctcttccggagactcggagaagtctcttccggagactcggagaagtctcttccggagactcggagaagtctcttccggagactcggagaagtctcttccggagactcggagaagtcacttccggagactcggagaagtctcttccggagactcggagaagtctcttccggagactcggagaagtctcttccggagactcggagaagtctcttccggagactcggagaagtctcttccggagactcggagaagtctcttccggagactcggagaagtctcttccggagactcggagaagtctcttccggagactcggagaagtctcttccggagactcggagacttgctcggagaagtctcttccggagactcggagacttgctcggagaagtctcttccggagactcggagaagtctcttccggagactcggagaagtctcttccggagactcggagaagtctcttccggagactcggagaagtctcttccggagactcggagaagtctcttccggagactcggagaagtctcttccggagactcggagaagtctcttccggagactcggagaagtctcttccggagactcggagaagtctcttccggagactcggagaagtctcttccggagactcggagaagtctcttccggagactcggagaagtctcttccggagactcggagaagtctcttccggagactcggagaagtctcttccggagactcggagaagtctcttccggagactcggagaagtctcttccggagactcggagaagtcttccggagactcggagaagtctcttccggagactcggagaagtctctcccggagactcggagaagtctctcccggagactcgaagaagtctcttccggagactcggagaagtctcttccggagactcggagaagtctcttccggagactcggagaagtctcttccggagactcggagaagtctcttccggagactcggagaagtctcttccggagactcggagaagtctcttccggagactcggagaagtctcttccggagactcggagaagtctcttccggagactcggagaagtctcttccggagactcggagaagtctcttccggagactcggagaagtctcttccggagactcggagaagtctcttccggagactcggagaagtctcttccggagactcggagaagtctcttccggagactcggagaagtctcttccggagactcggagaagtctcttccggagactcggagaagtctcttccgaagactcggagaagtctctcccggagactcggagaagtctctCCCGGAGACTCGAAGAAGTCTCATCCGGAGGCCCGGAGAAGTCTCTTCGGGATTCGAAAGATTCCCGTCCGAGGGTTTGAAGCAATCCTTCCCCGGGTGATTCGAGGGAATACCTCCcgggggattcgaaggaatccctcctgggGGATTCAAAGGAATCTCTCCCGGGGGATTCGAAGGAACCCCTTCCGGGAGATTCGACGGAACTCGACGGAATAATTCATAAACCCTTCCTATCCCTTCCAGATAACCCTCGCCATCGCGGCCGTTTTCGGTGTCATAATCTACCGGATGTCGCTGATGACGTCCCGCAACATCTACGGTGACCCGGATGCCGTCTCGACCAAACTGCTGCTGCTCCCGGCGACGGCAGCCATCATCAACTTGATCGTATCGACGATCCTCAACTTTGCGTACGACTACGTGGCCGTCTACATGACCGACATCGAGTACCGGCGGACGCAGAGCGAGTACAACGAGAGCCTGAACCTCAAGATCTACCTGTTCCAGTTCATCAACTACTACAGTTCGATATTCTACATCGCGTTCGTGAAGGGGAAGTTCCCGGGCTATCCGGCGAAGTACAATCGGATCTTGACGCTTAGACAGGAGGAGTGCAGTCCGGGCGGATGCCTGATGGAGCTGTGCATTCAGTTGGCTATCATCATGATCGGCAAGCAGATCATTTCGTTGATCCTGGAGATTCTGGTTCCGTTCCTGTTGCAGAAGTTCCGCGAATTCCGAAGCGTGCTGGGGATCGAAGCggaggactcggagaatggcgaGAAGCTGATCTGCTGCAACCAGTGGACCAAGGACTTCACTCTGATCAGCTGGACCGATCGGAGTCTGttcgaggaatatctgaagatgaGTAAGTTCAGGGTGTTCGGTTAGGCGAATGGTTCGGGATGTTGTATTCTTTTTTTCTACTTTCAGTCATCCAGTATGGATTCATCACGATCTTTGTGGTAGCCTTCCCGTTGGGACCGTTGTTCGCACTGCTGAACAACGTGTTCGAGACCCGACTGGACGCGAAGAAGTTTTTGCTGTACTACAAACGAGCGGTTCCGCAGCGGGTGCGAAGCATCGGCATGTGGTACAACGTGATGCACGTTGTCGGAAAGGTGGCGGTGATATCTAGCGTAAGTTCCATGAACATCGGTACCGTGGGTCATAGCTGTAGATCGccatctcttccagagattcgggggaatctcttccggagattcgggggaatctcttccggagattcgggggaatctcttccggagattcgggggaatctcttccggagattcgggggaatctcttccggagcttcgggggaatctcttccggagattcgggggaatctcttccggagatacgggggaatctcttccggagattcgggggaatctcttccggagattcgggggaatctcttccggagattcgggggaatctcttccggagattcgggggaatctcttccggagattcgggggaatctcttccggagattcgggggaatctcttccggagattcgggggaatcttccggagattcgggggaatcttccggagattcgggggaatctcttccggagattcgggggaatctcttccggagattcgggggaatctcttccggtgGTTCGGGAGAATCGCTTCCGGAGATTcggaggaatctcttccggagattcgggggaatctcttccggagattcgggggaatctcttccggagattcgggggaatctcttccggagattcgggggaatctcttccggagattcgggggaatctcttccggagattcgggggaatctcttccggagattcgggggaatctcttccggagattcgggggaatctcttccggagattcgggggaatctcttccggagattcgggggaatctcttccggagattcgggggaatctcttccggagattcgggggaatctcttccggagattcgggggaatctcttccggagattcaggagaatctcttccggagattcgggggaatctcttccggagattcgggggaatctcttccggagattcgggggaatctcttccggagattcgggggaatctcttccggagattcgggggaatctcttccggagattcgggggaatctcttccggagattcgggggaatctcttccggagattcgggggaatctcttccggagattcgggggaatctcttccggagattcgggggaatctcttccggagattcgggggaatctcttccggagattcgggggaatctcttccggagattcgggggaatctcttccggagattcgggggaatctcttccggagattcgggggaatctcttccggagattcgggggaatctcttccggagattcgggggaatctcttccggagattcgggggaatctcttccggagattcgggggaatctcttccggagattcgggggaatctcttccggagattcgggggaatctcttccggagattcgggggaatctcttccggagattcgggggaatctcttccggagattcgggggaatctcttccggagattcgggggaatctcttccggagattcgggggaatctcttccggagattcgggggaatctcttccggagattcgggggaatctcttccggagattcgggggaatctcttccggagcttcgggggaatctcttccggagattcgggggaatctcttccggagattcgggggaatctcttccggagcttcgggggaatctcttccggagatttgggggaatctcttccggagattcgggggaatctcttccggagattcgggggaatctcttccggagattcgggggaatctcttccggagattcgggggaatctcttccggagattcgggggaatctcttccggagattcgggggaatctcttccggagattcgggggaatctcttccggagattcgggggaatctcttccggagattcgggggaatctcttccggagattcgggggaatctcttccggagattcgggggaatctcttccggagattcgggggaatctcttccggagattcgggggaatctcttccggagattcgggggaatctcttccggagattcgggggaatctcttccggagattcgggggaatctcttccggagattcgggggaatctcttccggagattcgggggaatctcttccggagattcgggggaatctcttccggagattcgggggaatctcttccggagattcgggggaatctcttccggagattcgggggaatctcttccggagattcgggggaatctcttccggagattcgggggaatctcttccggagattcgggggaatctcttccggagattcgggggaatctcttccggagattcgggggaatctcttccggagattcgggggaatctcttccggagattcgggggaatctcttccggagattcgggagaatctcttccggagattcgggggaatctcttccggagattcgggggaatctcttccggagattcgggggaatctcttccggagattcgggggaatctcttccggagattcgggggaatctcttccggagattcgggggaatctcttccggagattcgggggaatctcttccggagattcgggggaatctcttccggagattcgggggaatctcttccggagattcgggggaatctcttccggagattcggaggaatctcttccggagattcggaggaatctcttccggagattcgggggaatctcttccggagattcgggggaatctcttccggagattcgggggaatctcttccggagattcgggggaatctcttccggagattcgggggaatctcttccggagattcgggggaatctcttccagagattcgggggaatctcttccggagattcgggggaatctcttccggcgattcgggggaatctcttccggagattcgggggaatctcttccggagattcgggggaatctcttccggagattcgggggaatctcttccggagattcgggggaatctcttccggagattcgggggaatctcttccggagattcgggggaatctcttccggagattcgggggaatctcttccggagattcgggggaatctcttccggagattcgggggaatctcttccggagattcgggggaatctcttccggagattcgggggaatctcttccggagattcgggggaatctcttccggagattcggaggaatctcttccggagattcggaggaatctcttccggagattcggaggaatctcttccggagattcgggggaatctcttccggagattcgggggaatctcttccggagattcgggagaatctcttccggagattcgggggaatctcttccggagattcgggggaatctcttccggagattcgggggaatctcttccggagattcgggggaatctcttccggagattcgggggaatctcttccggagattcgggggaatctcttccggagattcgggggaatctcttccggagattcgggggaatctcttccggagattcgggggaatctcttccggagattcgggggaatctcttccggagattcgggggaatctcttccggagattcgggggaatctcttccggagattcgggggaatctcttccggagattcgggggaatctcttccggagattcgggggaatctcttccggagattcgggggaatctcttccggagattcgggggaatctcttccggagattcaggggaatctcttccggatattcggaggaatttcatccagagattcggaggaatctcttccggagattcggaggattatcttccggagattcggaggaatctcttccggagatacggtggaatctcttccggagattcgggggaatctcttccggagattcgggggaatctcttccggagattcgggggaatctcttccggagattcgggggaatctcttccggagattcgggggaatctcttccggagattcgggggaatctcttccggagattcgggggaatctcttccggagattcgggggaatctcttccggagattcgggggaatctcttccggagattcgggggaatctcttccggagattcgggggaatctcttccggagattcgggggaatctcttccggatattcggaggaatttcatccagagattcgGAGGAttatcttccggagattcggaggaatctcttccggagatacggtggaatctcttccggagattcgggggaatctcttccggagattcgggggaatctcttccggagattcgggggaatctcttccggagattcgggggaatctcttccggagattcgggggaatctcttccggagattcgggggaatctcttccggagattcgggggaatctcttccggagattcgggggaatctcttccggagattcgggggaatctcttccggagattcgggggaatctcttccggagattcgggggaatctcttccggagattcgggggaatctcttccggagattcgggggaatctcttccggatattcggaggaatttcatccagagattcggaggaatctcttccggagattcggaggattatcttccggagattcggaggaatctcttccggagatacGGTGGAATCTATTGATTTCAAAGGATGGTCTTCACATCTACAGTGACCTTTGTCAGGTATGAATTTTGTAAACCCCAAACGTAACTCGATTTTCTCCAATTCCAGGCATTCATCATCGCCTTCTCGTCCAACTTCATCCCGCGCCTAGTCTACATGCACGTCGTCAGCTCGGACAGAACCGACCGGGGCTACCTGAATCACACGCTGGCCTACTTCAATGTCAGCGACTTCGAACCGGGTGTGGCCCCCGTCGCGTCCAAGTTTGAAAACGTCACCGAGTGTCGGTACCACGAGTACCGGAATCCACCGGGAGTGGACCGAGCGTACAAACGGCCGCTCATCTACTGGCACATCCTGGCCATCCGATTGGCCTTCGTGGTCATCTACCAGAACGTGGTCAGCTTCGTGCAGATTGTGGTGGCGTGGGCCATCCCGGACACCCCGGGTCGGCTCCAGGACCAGATCAAGCGGGAACAGTACCTCACCAATGAGTTCATCATCCAGCAGGAGAAGCTGAAGACGCGGGAGCGGAAATGTGGCCGCAATGGGAGCTCGCTGAAGCGACGGAATGGCTCGCTGGCACGGCAGCAGAGCAGTCTGGACGAATACGGGACCACGGTGAGCCTCACGGAAGAGGAAGGCGAAGACGAGAACTACATTCGACGAAGGCCCAACGGAGGCGCCGATCCGTACAATCACGATCGCTTCCAGGAGTGCGAGATTGTCACGTCCAGGGTTTAGGAGCGAGGCGGACCCAAGGGCTCGAAGTACGGGCTAGGACCAAACTGGACTCGAGGATTCAACGGTAACTATTTTCTCGATTTTTGAACTATCTTTACACTGCGACCGTACTGATCGAATGCCTACGTTTCACgttttgaggggcatttcgtTTTGCGAAGCTTTACCTACTAAACATACAAGCGCAACAGCTGGAGATGTAGCTAAAATTTAGGTAGCTATTGTGTAAGCGCAAAACCCTTTTATTCCTACTAAGAGAAATTGTATTGCATGAGTAAGAGGAACAAACCTACCAACACAGCACTTATTTATTACACTAGGAAAACCAACCAATAAActatattttcaattttacatTCTCGAATCTAAGACGATCTAAGATAAAACATTCTCGGATTTAGATTGAAAGAAAGCCAGcgagctgttgttgtagtcgatactgtagcgaaccgctaggtaatcgctgtgagtgtagccatcgtctaccctccagttcgaactacttgttaggccagacctacgaaaagtaacgtcaataatcgactccgctccgttccgactaaaggtacttttggtaccgacattggccagatcgacatctagcatgaccAGTGTCTAGCAGGATCTGCCCGCGATGGTTTGTAAAACGGATTccgcattccacggcccaggcattgaagtcatccgctattaccaccgacCTTCGGACCTGTTAgc includes:
- the LOC134284978 gene encoding anoctamin-5 isoform X4 translates to MCKICEELHKDCHGTWNRFQDGKRMVDFVLAYNGQDQSEDMARKRATFQQNLQAEGLEIEPECSQRIHFIKIHVPQEVLSRYCEIMRMQMPTAKLPGQDNIAPKDFSVSGLLVKLFRRPLFSFVIIDRDKFRKKEYQLQHEYSRDKAYLFDDGQPDFFTPSIRIAVAHFILERTYFNVGEENKYDIGLRKLLNDGVYLDAYPLHDGNTDMPEVECQRTLLLQEWASVIRWIKHQPLDHIKEYFGVKVAMYFAWLGFYTHMLIWASIVGLLCFFYGLLTFRDNRISQDICNDNSTIMCPQCDAKCDYWRLNDTCMTSQLAHIFDNNFTIVFAVFMSIWATLYLEMWKRYSSAIQHRWGITDYCSLAEPPRPQYLSRLKDSKKTIFNIITGTQEPSPPFWTKKLPSFLYSYSVIFLFITLAIAAVFGVIIYRMSLMTSRNIYGDPDAVSTKLLLLPATAAIINLIVSTILNFAYDYVAVYMTDIEYRRTQSEYNESLNLKIYLFQFINYYSSIFYIAFVKGKFPGYPAKYNRILTLRQEECSPGGCLMELCIQLAIIMIGKQIISLILEILVPFLLQKFREFRSVLGIEAEDSENGEKLICCNQWTKDFTLISWTDRSLFEEYLKMIIQYGFITIFVVAFPLGPLFALLNNVFETRLDAKKFLLYYKRAVPQRVRSIGMWYNVMHVVGKVAVISSAFIIAFSSNFIPRLVYMHVVSSDRTDRGYLNHTLAYFNVSDFEPGVAPVASKFENVTECRYHEYRNPPGVDRAYKRPLIYWHILAIRLAFVVIYQNVVSFVQIVVAWAIPDTPGRLQDQIKREQYLTNEFIIQQEKLKTRERKCGRNGSSLKRRNGSLARQQSSLDEYGTTVSLTEEEGEDENYIRRRPNGGADPYNHDRFQECEIVTSRV